From the Thermococcus sp. 18S1 genome, one window contains:
- a CDS encoding DUF4129 domain-containing protein, whose protein sequence is MEARKTTALVMLTIVVTFALIQSSTVHGGTTALNFEWYFFLSSLFLFGAAGYVVKLAIEGRLNTRSARKGKRNIFADMITFLALMVAIYLLFFNRRPEKLVEGKEVGRTLEGVWYNVTSGDFVVVWRQFPGWAYLIPFIIFIVIVLTARRRRKSRPMPEVRFEPELTYDAIEGTPAEKVIRMYKNVVAGLVEKGYPYRKSWTHWEHEEKLREIFPDLKDLDVLTRLFEKARYAERLSDGDVVAARESYDRLMEFLR, encoded by the coding sequence ATGGAGGCGCGAAAAACCACGGCACTCGTCATGCTGACCATAGTGGTTACCTTCGCCCTCATTCAGTCCTCAACCGTCCACGGCGGCACTACGGCCCTTAACTTTGAGTGGTACTTCTTCCTGTCCTCACTCTTCCTCTTCGGTGCCGCCGGTTACGTCGTCAAGCTGGCCATCGAGGGCCGTCTCAACACCCGCAGCGCGAGGAAAGGGAAGAGAAACATCTTCGCAGACATGATAACGTTCCTGGCGCTGATGGTCGCGATTTATCTGCTCTTCTTCAACAGGAGGCCCGAGAAGCTGGTGGAGGGCAAAGAGGTGGGCAGGACCCTCGAGGGGGTCTGGTACAACGTCACATCGGGCGATTTTGTGGTGGTGTGGAGGCAGTTCCCGGGCTGGGCCTACCTGATTCCGTTCATCATCTTCATCGTCATCGTGCTCACCGCCAGGAGACGGAGGAAATCACGGCCCATGCCTGAGGTCAGGTTCGAGCCGGAACTTACCTACGACGCCATCGAGGGAACGCCCGCCGAGAAGGTCATTCGGATGTACAAGAACGTTGTCGCGGGCCTCGTGGAAAAGGGATATCCCTACCGGAAGAGCTGGACCCACTGGGAGCACGAGGAGAAGCTGAGGGAGATATTCCCCGACCTCAAGGACCTAGACGTTCTTACCCGGCTCTTCGAGAAAGCCAGATACGCCGAAAGATTGAGTGATGGGGACGTCGTTGCCGCCCGCGAGAGCTACGACAGACTCATGGAGTTCCTCAGGTAG
- a CDS encoding type II toxin-antitoxin system RelE/ParE family toxin has product MSFENRVLISKKALKELRGIPQNERNMIKDRISKLVFFPLAHLDVQKLKGYGNVYRLRVGQYRVIFEYLKEDRVVKILKVGKRENVYGDDL; this is encoded by the coding sequence ATGAGCTTTGAGAACAGGGTTCTGATAAGCAAAAAAGCCCTGAAAGAACTTCGAGGAATCCCTCAAAACGAGAGAAACATGATAAAGGACAGGATCTCAAAGCTTGTCTTCTTTCCTCTGGCCCACCTAGACGTCCAAAAGCTCAAGGGATATGGGAACGTTTACCGCCTACGCGTTGGACAGTATCGAGTAATCTTCGAGTACCTGAAGGAAGATAGAGTTGTCAAAATCCTAAAAGTCGGCAAGAGGGAGAACGTTTACGGGGATGACCTATAG
- a CDS encoding ABC transporter ATP-binding protein: MIIEAKNLKKHFGSIKALDGVTVSIPEGVTLILGPNGGGKSTFLKLATGVYRPSSGEINVFGETPWNNSRVKARFGVAYDPPAFPQFTTGREWLSLFAESKGFGDEEVERVAELFDAKPFLNKRINGYSSGMLKRLSLAQAFIGSPELIFLDEPLANIDFDSMERVIEIIDEMRGKTNFVVISHIWEPMMPIVDWVVVIGNGKLVLAGKAEEVQEEVEKLFKPKVGRSKRRGGEDAPSPGQEGRQTPAAG; encoded by the coding sequence ATGATAATCGAAGCCAAGAACCTCAAAAAACACTTCGGAAGCATAAAAGCGCTTGACGGTGTTACCGTGAGCATTCCGGAGGGAGTCACGCTAATCCTCGGCCCCAACGGCGGAGGAAAAAGCACATTCCTAAAGCTCGCCACCGGCGTCTACCGCCCCAGCTCCGGGGAGATAAATGTGTTCGGGGAAACCCCCTGGAACAACTCCCGCGTGAAGGCCCGCTTCGGCGTCGCCTACGACCCGCCGGCTTTTCCGCAGTTCACGACCGGCAGGGAGTGGCTGAGCCTTTTCGCCGAGAGCAAGGGCTTTGGCGACGAGGAAGTCGAGAGAGTGGCGGAGCTTTTCGATGCAAAGCCCTTCCTCAACAAGAGGATAAACGGCTACTCCTCCGGAATGCTCAAGCGCCTCTCGCTCGCCCAGGCCTTCATCGGAAGCCCTGAGCTGATATTCTTGGATGAGCCGCTGGCAAACATAGACTTTGACAGCATGGAGAGGGTGATAGAGATAATAGACGAGATGCGGGGGAAGACGAACTTCGTGGTCATAAGCCACATCTGGGAGCCAATGATGCCGATCGTGGACTGGGTGGTTGTAATAGGCAACGGGAAACTTGTTCTGGCCGGGAAAGCCGAGGAAGTTCAAGAAGAGGTCGAGAAGCTCTTTAAACCCAAGGTTGGACGTTCGAAGAGGAGAGGGGGCGAAGATGCCCCCTCTCCAGGGCAGGAGGGTCGGCAAACCCCTGCCGCAGGATAA
- a CDS encoding DUF1699 family protein: MRVEIKARNNSELIAKLQEALNEEVTEVYINLRPTKEILVRILERAPNVRKISCPPSLYPKVSKRVIAALAQMGIELVPEGYPRGRPRKYNERTIREVQSLLMKGVPAKEISTRMGIPLRTVYYMIERTSKADRT, translated from the coding sequence ATGAGGGTGGAGATAAAAGCGCGCAACAACTCGGAGCTGATAGCAAAGCTCCAGGAGGCCCTGAACGAGGAGGTTACCGAGGTCTACATCAACCTCCGCCCGACGAAGGAGATACTCGTCAGGATACTCGAGCGGGCCCCCAACGTGCGCAAAATCTCCTGTCCACCAAGCCTCTACCCCAAGGTCTCCAAGAGGGTCATCGCCGCGCTCGCCCAGATGGGCATAGAACTCGTCCCCGAGGGCTACCCCCGCGGAAGGCCGCGGAAGTACAACGAACGCACCATCCGGGAGGTTCAGAGCCTCCTGATGAAGGGGGTGCCGGCAAAGGAGATAAGCACCCGCATGGGCATCCCCCTGAGGACGGTTTACTACATGATAGAGCGCACCTCCAAGGCCGACCGCACATGA
- a CDS encoding GTP cyclohydrolase IV codes for MPIFETQEETPKIKERLHRVGITNLRSVAKINWKGKVYTFLPLFEITIDVPEEKKGIHMSRLVESITEAMSEAVEEEVMEAHSSLEELGKAIIGRLEGKHPHKRAEVWIRTHLIIPRETPASGRTTYEPYDVEVGVIKHYDGSFEKVLRVKVIGNTACPHAMANNDGKTHIQRAIGELEVRTAFDEEIALEDMIDVVESSFSHPTYTLLKTIDENAVVQGMFANPKFVEDVAREIFARAKERFNGKIHVRVISNESIHKHDVIAETWS; via the coding sequence ATGCCGATATTTGAGACCCAGGAGGAGACCCCAAAGATAAAGGAGCGCCTTCACCGCGTCGGGATTACCAACCTGCGGAGCGTTGCGAAGATAAACTGGAAGGGAAAGGTTTACACGTTCCTCCCGCTCTTCGAGATAACCATCGACGTCCCGGAGGAGAAGAAGGGAATCCACATGAGCCGGCTGGTGGAGAGCATAACCGAGGCCATGAGCGAGGCCGTTGAGGAGGAGGTCATGGAGGCCCATTCCTCGCTCGAGGAGCTCGGGAAGGCGATAATCGGCCGCCTGGAGGGCAAGCACCCGCACAAGCGCGCCGAGGTCTGGATAAGAACCCACCTCATCATCCCGCGGGAAACCCCTGCGAGCGGAAGGACCACCTACGAGCCCTACGACGTCGAAGTGGGCGTTATAAAGCACTACGACGGAAGCTTTGAGAAGGTTCTCCGTGTCAAGGTCATCGGAAACACCGCCTGCCCGCACGCGATGGCCAACAACGACGGGAAGACTCACATACAGAGAGCTATAGGCGAGCTTGAGGTCAGGACTGCTTTTGATGAGGAGATAGCGCTGGAGGATATGATCGACGTAGTCGAGAGTTCGTTCAGCCATCCGACCTACACCCTGCTGAAGACGATAGACGAGAACGCCGTGGTTCAGGGGATGTTCGCGAATCCCAAGTTCGTCGAGGACGTCGCGCGTGAGATATTCGCCAGGGCGAAGGAGCGCTTCAACGGGAAGATACACGTGAGGGTGATCAGCAACGAGAGCATCCACAAGCACGACGTCATAGCGGAGACGTGGAGCTGA